One window of the Chryseotalea sp. WA131a genome contains the following:
- a CDS encoding S41 family peptidase: MKLKKRYWIFILVVGCVVFAFTPPADRYFEIAKNLEIFASIYKNTNELYVDEVSPTKMMHNSLDAMLNSLDPYTNYISEDQVEDFRTMNTGQYGGIGALTKVYNKRTVVTMVYESYPAYKNGLRIGDEVIKMNDIELSKLSLEEANHLMRGQVGTPVKLSVKRFGTDKLIELEFKREKIKISNVPYSGMMANDVGYIQLTEFTNDAGKEVKNALISLKEKGAKYLILDLRSNPGGLLNESVNICNIFIAKDKKVVDTKGKIEEFNQTYETKQAPTDLDIPVVVLINRNSASASEIVAGTLQDYDRAVIVGEKSFGKGLVQVSKPLPYNALVKYTTAKYYTPSGRCIQVLDYSHRRPDGSAGPTPDSVKKEFKTKNGRTVYDGGGVDPDIKLEAKEMASVTVSLLYNGYIFDFASKYSFEHKSIAEARSFSLTDQEYAEFVQWMKGKSYTYTSELENELAAFEEVAKHEKYLGELKPHVEQVRARLKDRRKNDLILFKDQIKKLLEEEIASRYYFERGYVEAGFKYDEEIKKAADLLHNPQQYKKILNNK; the protein is encoded by the coding sequence ATGAAATTGAAGAAGAGATATTGGATATTCATTCTGGTGGTGGGCTGTGTGGTATTTGCCTTCACCCCTCCGGCCGACCGGTATTTTGAGATTGCGAAGAATCTCGAAATTTTTGCATCGATCTATAAAAACACAAACGAATTGTATGTAGATGAGGTGAGCCCCACCAAAATGATGCACAATAGTCTGGATGCCATGCTCAATTCGTTGGATCCCTACACCAATTATATTTCAGAAGATCAAGTAGAAGATTTCCGCACCATGAACACAGGGCAATACGGAGGCATTGGTGCGCTGACAAAAGTGTACAACAAGCGCACGGTGGTCACCATGGTGTACGAATCGTACCCTGCTTACAAAAATGGACTGCGCATTGGCGATGAAGTAATCAAAATGAACGATATCGAATTATCAAAACTGAGTTTAGAAGAAGCCAACCACTTGATGCGCGGCCAGGTTGGCACACCCGTAAAACTGTCGGTGAAGCGTTTTGGCACGGATAAACTCATCGAGTTGGAGTTTAAACGCGAGAAAATAAAAATCAGCAACGTGCCCTATTCGGGCATGATGGCCAACGATGTGGGCTACATTCAACTTACCGAGTTTACGAATGATGCCGGCAAAGAAGTAAAAAACGCATTGATTTCCTTAAAGGAAAAAGGTGCTAAGTATCTCATTTTGGATTTGCGCAGCAACCCGGGTGGGTTGCTCAACGAATCGGTGAACATCTGCAATATCTTTATCGCCAAAGACAAAAAAGTGGTGGACACCAAAGGGAAAATAGAAGAGTTCAACCAAACGTATGAAACCAAACAAGCACCCACCGATTTAGATATTCCAGTGGTGGTGCTCATCAACCGCAACAGTGCCTCTGCGTCTGAAATTGTTGCAGGCACCTTGCAAGATTATGACCGCGCAGTGATTGTGGGTGAAAAATCTTTTGGCAAAGGATTGGTACAGGTTTCTAAGCCCCTTCCGTATAATGCGTTGGTAAAATATACCACGGCCAAATATTACACCCCCTCAGGCCGATGCATTCAGGTGTTGGATTATTCGCACCGCAGGCCTGACGGCAGCGCAGGGCCCACACCCGATTCGGTAAAAAAAGAATTCAAAACCAAAAACGGAAGAACTGTTTATGATGGCGGGGGCGTTGACCCGGATATAAAATTGGAAGCAAAAGAAATGGCTTCGGTTACTGTTTCCCTGCTTTACAATGGTTATATTTTTGATTTTGCCTCCAAGTATTCGTTTGAACATAAAAGCATTGCTGAAGCGCGTAGCTTTTCGCTCACCGACCAAGAGTATGCCGAGTTTGTTCAATGGATGAAAGGCAAAAGTTATACGTACACATCCGAGTTGGAAAATGAATTGGCAGCGTTTGAAGAAGTGGCCAAACACGAAAAGTATTTGGGGGAATTGAAACCCCACGTGGAGCAAGTGCGTGCACGATTAAAAGATAGACGCAAAAACGATTTGATCCTTTTTAAAGACCAAATCAAAAAATTATTGGAAGAAGAAATTGCCTCTCGATACTATTTTGAGCGAGGCTATGTAGAGGCTGGTTTTAAGTACGATGAAGAAATCAAAAAAGCGGCCGACCTTTTGCACAATCCACAGCAATACAAAAAAATCTTGAACAACAAGTAA
- a CDS encoding alpha/beta hydrolase produces the protein MVWKKKYTRWIVTLSSFFAVLLLMDSCLQFRMSKKEVNKFFTDKPQKGILESYIIHQQKINYLTVGHDSLPLVIFVHGSPGSLSAFIDFMADTALLKRAQLISVDRPGFGDSNFGYAEKSVKQQAAVLKPILENHKNQRPIILVGHSLGGPVIARMAMDYPELVDGLVIVAGSIAPDLEPHEWFRGPMALPFIKWMIPRSFRASNDEIYHLKPELQDMLPLWKNIRANTIVIQGKKDVLVDPGNAAFAKKMMTNADVTLVEVEGMNHFVPWSNPELIRKAVIQLVSRER, from the coding sequence ATGGTGTGGAAAAAAAAGTACACCCGATGGATAGTTACCCTTTCCAGTTTCTTTGCTGTGTTGCTTCTGATGGATTCGTGCCTGCAATTCCGGATGAGCAAAAAAGAAGTGAATAAATTTTTTACCGATAAACCTCAGAAGGGAATTCTAGAATCGTACATCATCCATCAACAGAAAATAAATTACCTCACCGTTGGGCACGATTCGCTGCCACTGGTGATTTTTGTTCACGGTTCGCCCGGATCGCTGAGCGCCTTTATCGATTTCATGGCCGATACAGCATTGCTAAAAAGGGCCCAATTGATTTCGGTGGATCGCCCCGGCTTTGGTGATTCAAACTTTGGCTATGCTGAAAAATCCGTGAAGCAGCAAGCGGCCGTATTGAAACCAATTTTAGAAAACCATAAAAACCAACGGCCTATTATTTTGGTTGGGCATTCGCTGGGCGGCCCCGTCATTGCCCGGATGGCCATGGACTATCCTGAATTGGTGGATGGTTTGGTAATTGTAGCAGGCTCGATCGCTCCCGATTTAGAACCGCACGAATGGTTTCGTGGGCCGATGGCGTTGCCGTTTATTAAATGGATGATCCCGCGCTCTTTCCGCGCCAGCAACGATGAAATTTATCACCTGAAACCCGAACTGCAAGACATGCTCCCGCTGTGGAAAAACATTCGCGCCAATACGATTGTAATACAAGGCAAGAAAGATGTGCTGGTCGATCCAGGCAATGCAGCGTTCGCCAAAAAAATGATGACCAACGCAGACGTTACGTTGGTAGAAGTCGAGGGCATGAATCATTTTGTGCCGTGGAGCAACCCTGAATTGATCCGAAAGGCAGTGATCCAATTGGTAAGTCGAGAGAGGTAA
- a CDS encoding site-2 protease family protein, which translates to MQRTKTYLLHFALFAITFLTTTFAGTEWTTGKSILSGAYNWQDFLVGMHYSVPFLLILTAHEFGHYFVALYYRVKVTLPYFIPLPPPFMLGTLGALIRMKSPIRSTKENFDIGIAGPLAGFVVSLGVLWYGFTHLPPPEYVFQFYPEYQQYGLEYADYVYDINNMPKNVLDITVGKNLLLLFFEKFVGDPARVPNVHELMHYPYLLAGFLSLVFTSMNLLPIGQLDGGHVVYGLLGFKWHRRIATFFFIGFLFYAGLGYINPYQPAKDLLLYIPLYVGFLFFALKGLHLNLRDNILAALLIFTIQYALTYFFPTLHGYPGWLLFIFILGRFVGIQHPPSEIEEPLSTSRIVLGWLTILIFILCFTPQPLNAVVILNPAP; encoded by the coding sequence ATGCAACGCACCAAAACTTATTTGCTTCACTTTGCTTTGTTTGCTATTACCTTTCTTACCACCACATTTGCTGGCACCGAGTGGACAACTGGTAAATCCATTTTGTCGGGTGCATACAATTGGCAAGACTTTTTGGTGGGGATGCATTATTCAGTTCCGTTTTTGTTGATTTTAACAGCACATGAATTTGGTCACTACTTTGTTGCGCTCTATTACCGAGTAAAGGTTACGCTGCCCTATTTTATTCCGCTGCCGCCACCGTTTATGTTAGGTACCCTTGGGGCACTCATTCGTATGAAAAGCCCCATCCGTTCCACGAAGGAAAATTTTGACATTGGCATTGCCGGCCCCTTGGCGGGATTTGTGGTGTCGCTTGGTGTTTTGTGGTATGGGTTTACACACTTGCCTCCTCCTGAATATGTTTTTCAATTTTACCCAGAGTATCAGCAATACGGCTTGGAGTATGCCGATTATGTTTACGACATAAACAACATGCCCAAAAATGTGCTCGATATTACGGTAGGCAAAAATTTGTTGCTCTTGTTTTTTGAAAAGTTTGTGGGTGATCCTGCTCGCGTACCCAACGTGCATGAGTTGATGCACTATCCCTATCTGCTTGCTGGATTTCTTTCCCTGGTTTTTACCAGCATGAATTTACTGCCGATTGGTCAATTGGATGGAGGCCACGTGGTGTATGGGTTGCTAGGTTTTAAATGGCACCGGAGAATTGCCACATTTTTTTTTATTGGTTTTCTGTTTTATGCTGGGCTGGGTTACATCAACCCCTATCAACCTGCAAAAGATTTGCTTCTCTACATACCCTTGTATGTTGGTTTTTTGTTTTTTGCTTTGAAAGGATTGCACCTTAACCTGCGCGATAACATTTTGGCGGCACTACTCATTTTTACAATCCAATATGCGTTGACTTATTTTTTCCCAACCCTGCACGGTTATCCGGGTTGGTTGTTATTTATTTTTATTTTGGGAAGATTTGTAGGCATCCAGCATCCGCCATCCGAAATAGAAGAGCCTTTGAGTACTTCGCGCATTGTTTTGGGGTGGCTCACCATCTTAATTTTCATTCTTTGTTTTACACCGCAGCCGCTGAATGCAGTAGTGATTTTAAATCCGGCTCCATAA
- the nhaD gene encoding sodium:proton antiporter NhaD has protein sequence METIVILVFVVGYIAIALEHPIKINKTASALLTGVLCWTIHALTSAEGPDKVVGQLSHHLANVSEILFFLMGAMTIVELVDAYQGFRLITDRINTKNPKILLWLICFVTFFLSSILDNLTTSIVMISLIRKLIPNKEMRMFFAGMIIIAANAGGAWTPIGDVTTTMLWIGGQISTFNIMKVLFVPSIMCLLVPLIYLSFTLKGELGEAHNTAHMHTHGHGNEKIKGSTVMLILGVGALVFVPVFKTVTHLPPYIGMLLGLGVLWVISEMINPHADEAARRPFSAAGALSRIDSSSVLFFLGILLAVGALESMEILTHFATLLNTTFGDNRIIVTLIGLLSAIVDNVPLVAASMGMYSLEMYPQDHLIWEYLAYCAGTGGSILIIGSAAGVAVMGMEKIDFIWYLKKISLIAMLGYFAGAACYLAIDIFMGY, from the coding sequence ATGGAAACCATAGTCATTCTCGTATTTGTTGTAGGATACATAGCCATTGCGCTTGAGCATCCCATCAAAATAAATAAAACAGCATCGGCATTGCTTACGGGTGTGCTTTGCTGGACCATTCATGCCCTTACCTCGGCCGAAGGACCCGATAAGGTAGTAGGGCAACTCTCCCATCATTTGGCCAACGTTTCAGAAATACTTTTCTTCTTGATGGGCGCCATGACGATTGTGGAATTGGTAGATGCCTACCAAGGGTTTCGCCTCATCACCGACCGCATCAACACCAAAAACCCAAAAATTCTTTTGTGGCTTATTTGCTTTGTTACGTTTTTTCTTTCCTCTATCCTTGATAACCTCACCACTTCTATTGTGATGATTTCCCTCATTCGCAAACTCATTCCCAATAAAGAGATGCGGATGTTTTTTGCCGGCATGATCATCATTGCAGCCAATGCCGGTGGCGCATGGACACCGATTGGCGATGTTACTACCACCATGCTCTGGATTGGTGGACAGATCAGTACCTTCAATATTATGAAAGTTTTGTTTGTGCCCAGCATCATGTGCTTATTAGTGCCATTGATTTATTTAAGTTTTACACTAAAAGGTGAATTGGGTGAAGCACATAATACGGCACACATGCACACACATGGGCATGGAAACGAAAAAATAAAGGGCAGCACAGTGATGTTAATTTTAGGAGTTGGTGCGCTGGTTTTTGTTCCTGTGTTTAAAACCGTTACCCATTTGCCACCTTATATTGGCATGTTGTTAGGACTGGGTGTGCTGTGGGTAATTTCAGAAATGATCAACCCCCATGCAGATGAAGCTGCACGCAGGCCCTTTTCAGCCGCAGGTGCATTGTCTAGGATTGATTCTTCGAGCGTTCTTTTTTTCTTAGGAATTTTGTTGGCCGTGGGCGCATTGGAGTCGATGGAGATTTTGACCCACTTTGCTACTTTGTTAAATACAACTTTTGGGGACAATCGAATCATTGTTACACTCATCGGATTGCTTTCAGCCATTGTTGACAACGTGCCATTGGTGGCAGCCAGCATGGGCATGTATAGCTTAGAAATGTATCCACAAGATCATTTGATTTGGGAATACCTCGCCTATTGTGCTGGCACGGGCGGAAGTATATTAATTATTGGATCGGCTGCTGGGGTAGCTGTGATGGGCATGGAAAAAATCGACTTTATCTGGTACCTGAAAAAAATAAGTTTGATCGCCATGCTCGGCTACTTTGCCGGGGCTGCTTGCTATTTGGCAATCGATATTTTTATGGGGTATTGA
- a CDS encoding DNA methylase, producing the protein MRYACGRLESRYSYSNTIVYNNFPWPQNLPKQKVIGVEKLAQQVLKVRERYPKSTLADLYDPLTMPADLLKAHRDLDKFVDSCYRPQPFENEMQRIEFLFDLYKQYTQPLFGSEKKKRSRKSQ; encoded by the coding sequence ATGAGATATGCTTGTGGTCGGTTAGAAAGCAGATACAGTTATTCTAACACCATTGTATACAATAACTTCCCTTGGCCACAAAATTTACCTAAACAAAAAGTGATTGGTGTAGAGAAACTTGCTCAACAAGTTCTAAAAGTAAGGGAACGATACCCAAAAAGCACGTTAGCAGATCTGTATGATCCACTAACAATGCCTGCTGACCTGTTAAAGGCTCATAGGGACCTTGATAAATTTGTTGATAGCTGTTATCGTCCTCAGCCCTTCGAAAATGAAATGCAACGCATTGAGTTTTTGTTTGATCTATACAAACAATACACACAACCACTTTTTGGCTCTGAGAAGAAAAAGCGATCAAGAAAAAGTCAGTAA
- a CDS encoding carboxypeptidase-like regulatory domain-containing protein, translating to MRQIFTGFFLLLSFALYAQPTGKFTISGYIKDVANGEALIGATVYIKETGTGAITNEYGFYSITLPPATYNLNYSYVGYSSLPKILELNKNERLDIELTGDAQQLQEVVIQGELEQANVQNLEMSTNKLEIKTIQKIPAFLGEVDIIKSLQLLPGVSTVGEGASGFNVRGGSVGQNLILLDEAPVYNSSHLLGFFSVFNPDAVKDVKLYKGGIPARYGGRLSSLLDVRMKEGNSKKPEVTGGIGTIFSRIAVEAPIVKDKASFIIALRRSYIDVLARPFVKLLQDGGALNFYDITLKANYNINPKNRVYLSGYFGRDNFKFDRGQGFSWGNATGTLRWNHIFNDRLFSNFTAVYSNYDYSLQFGRDERDSFKWNSLISNYILKPQFTYFINSNNELNFGAEAIYYNFEPANAVGVSNGVPTDVSIPKKYNLETSVYLSNSQKISQAFSIDYGLRYSIFNSFGPDSTYTYSNEVPGKRRTPIGSQYHKSGEIIATYGNFEPRLSFKIQATPSSSIKGSYNRMVQYLHLISNTTASNPLDVWNPSSKNIKPQIGDQYTLGWFKDVGEKKQYELSLEGYVRFNQNQVDYINGADLLINRYLEGDLLVGDGRAYGLETYFQKKTGRLTGWVSYTLGRTELKVEGINRNEWFPTRFNQTHNLKIAAFYEINKRWSFSADFIYTSGTPATFPTSRAVVQGIVVPYNANESRGNVNLPDYHRLDISFRLEGKKEKHGKTRKNSDYWVFGLYNVYARQNPFSIYFSQNDKRVPEGQPISSQATQLAIIGTIVPSISYNFKF from the coding sequence ATGCGACAGATCTTTACTGGCTTCTTTTTGCTGCTTTCTTTTGCCCTTTATGCCCAACCAACGGGCAAATTCACCATCAGTGGCTACATCAAAGATGTAGCAAACGGTGAGGCACTTATCGGTGCAACCGTTTACATCAAAGAAACGGGTACGGGAGCGATCACCAACGAATACGGCTTTTACTCCATCACGCTCCCCCCTGCCACCTACAATTTGAATTACAGCTACGTGGGCTACTCCAGTTTGCCCAAAATCCTTGAGCTCAATAAAAACGAGCGGCTAGATATAGAATTAACGGGCGATGCGCAGCAGTTGCAAGAGGTGGTGATTCAAGGTGAACTGGAGCAAGCCAACGTGCAAAACTTAGAAATGAGCACGAACAAATTAGAAATCAAAACCATTCAAAAGATCCCAGCCTTTTTGGGCGAGGTTGATATCATCAAAAGTTTGCAATTGTTGCCGGGAGTTAGCACCGTGGGGGAAGGAGCCAGCGGTTTCAACGTGCGGGGCGGTAGCGTAGGTCAGAATTTGATTTTGTTGGATGAAGCACCTGTTTACAATTCATCGCACCTGTTAGGTTTCTTTTCGGTGTTCAATCCAGATGCAGTAAAAGATGTGAAACTCTATAAAGGAGGAATCCCCGCTCGCTATGGCGGACGTTTATCTTCGTTGCTCGATGTGCGTATGAAAGAAGGCAACAGCAAAAAACCTGAAGTTACCGGTGGTATCGGAACGATTTTTAGCCGCATTGCTGTTGAAGCTCCCATTGTTAAAGACAAAGCTTCCTTCATTATTGCTTTGCGCAGATCGTATATCGATGTGTTGGCCAGGCCATTTGTAAAACTTTTGCAGGATGGCGGTGCATTGAATTTTTATGATATCACGTTAAAAGCTAACTATAATATCAATCCAAAAAACAGGGTGTACTTATCAGGCTACTTTGGTCGCGATAACTTTAAGTTTGATAGAGGCCAAGGTTTTAGCTGGGGAAATGCTACGGGCACGTTACGCTGGAATCATATCTTTAATGATCGGTTGTTCTCCAACTTTACTGCCGTGTACAGTAACTATGATTACAGCTTGCAATTTGGTCGCGATGAAAGAGATTCTTTCAAATGGAATTCACTCATCTCAAACTATATTTTAAAACCACAGTTCACTTATTTCATCAATAGTAACAATGAATTAAATTTTGGAGCGGAGGCGATCTATTACAACTTTGAACCGGCCAATGCAGTGGGCGTGAGCAATGGGGTGCCAACCGATGTCAGCATTCCAAAAAAATATAACCTTGAAACTTCCGTGTACCTGAGCAACTCCCAAAAAATCAGTCAAGCTTTTTCCATTGATTATGGTTTGAGGTATTCAATATTCAATTCATTCGGGCCTGACTCTACGTACACTTATAGTAATGAAGTGCCCGGCAAGAGAAGAACGCCTATTGGTTCTCAATATCACAAGAGTGGTGAAATAATCGCCACCTATGGAAATTTTGAGCCGCGGCTTTCCTTCAAAATTCAAGCAACACCCAGTTCATCTATAAAAGGAAGTTACAATCGGATGGTTCAATACTTGCACTTGATTTCGAACACCACTGCATCAAATCCTTTGGATGTTTGGAATCCTAGTTCAAAAAATATTAAGCCTCAGATTGGAGATCAATACACCTTGGGCTGGTTCAAAGATGTAGGAGAAAAAAAGCAATATGAATTATCATTGGAAGGATATGTGAGGTTCAATCAAAATCAAGTGGATTATATCAACGGAGCCGACTTGCTCATCAATCGATACTTGGAAGGTGACTTGTTGGTAGGTGATGGAAGAGCGTATGGATTGGAAACTTACTTCCAAAAGAAAACAGGTCGGTTGACGGGCTGGGTAAGTTATACACTTGGCAGAACCGAATTAAAAGTGGAAGGTATCAACCGTAACGAATGGTTTCCCACCCGCTTCAACCAAACACACAATTTAAAAATTGCGGCCTTCTACGAAATCAACAAACGTTGGTCGTTTTCTGCAGACTTTATTTATACATCAGGAACGCCAGCCACCTTCCCTACTTCGCGGGCGGTAGTGCAAGGCATTGTGGTTCCTTACAACGCCAATGAATCGCGTGGCAACGTAAACTTACCCGACTACCACCGTTTGGATATTTCATTTCGATTGGAAGGCAAGAAAGAGAAACATGGTAAGACTCGAAAGAACAGCGATTACTGGGTATTTGGTCTCTACAATGTGTACGCCCGACAAAATCCATTCTCCATTTATTTTTCTCAGAACGACAAGCGCGTGCCAGAAGGGCAACCGATCAGTTCGCAGGCTACACAGTTGGCCATTATTGGAACCATTGTGCCTTCTATCTCTTACAATTTTAAATTTTGA
- a CDS encoding DUF4249 domain-containing protein, with amino-acid sequence MKNSTYILLFFVSVLSLFSCETKIDPALEQVEPVLVVDAWLTNKPGNQTIILTQTQNYFDSSTPPPVTGATVSVTDNNNKVFSFVENTAKPGYYIWKPVSNETIGVVGSSYKLSILTNGETYSAESRMGPTTPIDSITFKKNEPTQQNPDFYRGQFYAKDVIGKGDTYWIRTYKNGVLLNKPSDINIAYDAGFDAGGSFFSRIGKTKDGKRDSIILVDFIPPIRGRINPNDTDANDNALSPYVPGDSVYVEIHSITVAAFEYLNQVSQQTNRPGGFSELFARPIDNVSTNIVNVNSKEKKAVGFFNVAAVSGKGQKFKQ; translated from the coding sequence ATGAAAAACTCAACCTATATCCTTTTGTTTTTTGTTAGCGTACTATCTCTTTTTTCGTGCGAAACAAAGATTGATCCCGCTCTAGAACAAGTTGAACCAGTTTTGGTGGTGGATGCATGGCTTACCAACAAGCCCGGAAATCAAACTATTATCTTAACGCAAACTCAAAACTATTTTGATTCTTCTACACCGCCTCCTGTAACAGGAGCAACTGTTTCAGTCACTGATAACAACAATAAAGTTTTTTCATTTGTTGAAAATACGGCAAAGCCAGGTTACTATATCTGGAAACCAGTTAGTAATGAAACGATTGGTGTGGTAGGAAGTTCCTACAAGCTATCGATCCTCACCAATGGTGAAACTTATTCTGCTGAATCGCGCATGGGGCCAACAACGCCCATCGATAGTATTACGTTCAAGAAAAACGAGCCCACACAACAAAACCCAGATTTCTATCGAGGGCAGTTTTATGCAAAAGATGTGATTGGGAAAGGTGATACCTATTGGATTCGTACTTACAAAAATGGCGTGCTATTAAATAAGCCAAGCGATATCAATATTGCTTATGATGCAGGGTTTGATGCAGGTGGCAGTTTCTTTAGTAGGATCGGTAAAACAAAAGACGGCAAAAGAGATTCAATCATTCTTGTAGATTTTATTCCACCTATCCGCGGGCGGATTAATCCGAACGATACCGATGCCAACGATAACGCATTGTCTCCGTATGTACCAGGTGATTCTGTTTATGTAGAGATTCACTCTATCACCGTGGCTGCATTTGAATACCTCAATCAAGTAAGTCAACAGACCAACCGGCCTGGTGGGTTTTCAGAGTTATTTGCCCGACCTATCGATAATGTTTCTACGAATATTGTAAATGTGAACTCGAAAGAAAAAAAAGCCGTTGGTTTTTTTAATGTGGCCGCTGTATCTGGTAAAGGACAGAAGTTCAAACAATAA